Sequence from the Papilio machaon chromosome 26, ilPapMach1.1, whole genome shotgun sequence genome:
tatttgttgggtgcacgaattacCCGGCGTTTCGTctaatgagtgtggtgccggagtcctaattttagtcctctttccattcccactcttttcttattaggaaaggatgggaaggggaattggaagaggggatgcataggaagggcaaatatcctctttctttgTGTTTCCTtccggcgaattcaggtggccgtttgctcgtttgccaccttttgatatataaaaaaaaagttaaaaaatttacgaaAAATTAGACATAagcaaaagtaaaataatacagaaTTATTTCACGATTTTTTTGATGATTGAATCTAATATAATCTATGATTAAGCTTATGTTCTTAACCGAGGCAAATTAACGGTAGTTAGTTAAATTCAGTATTCAGTTTACTATCGCTTAATCTCAATTGATAGTTGCTGAAGCAGTCATTAATTCAGTCTCAAGCTCAATTGACCTTTATTAAGCATCGAAGCTAAACGGAAAAGAATTTGcgtaactaatattaatactaacttattaaataattgacttacacgtgtttttatttacgtgTTTTGAAAACGTAAATATACGATCAATTTCAAGCGTTATACGAAAAAGgcaaaattatgatttttctcatttttatttaattttataaggaattatttgataaatttaaaaggtaaCGTATTCATTTCTATGAACTAATGgctaaataaatgattaacaAGCTCAATTTACCTTACCCTTGTATTACAgaaaatactaattaaatcGATAATTACcttcaaaattattgatgtcctaaataaaatgcataatttaatgaaaaagagATTTGTATTGATCGGAGTAGTCTCGGTTATGTTTTACTACAGAAAATCCCTAACAGAAGCCGCCTTGAGCCGACgttaattacttaattcatAGGATTCGGGAAACTAGTTCGTTCTCAATGTTATAAAGCTGGCCTGAAGGAATAAGGATAACAGAAATCGGTTTGGATTTATGCCAGATATAAACTCaagtgttatatttatttataacttatagtgttttttgttgtaattattattatttcttaatataaaataacttataaataaatatagcaattaTTTTCTAAGTAAACATTTGCTCTAAATGTTCCACCAGGTTGCTAACATTTGTAAGTAGACAGAAAAAAGTATGTACATCAAATCGTAAAACAATTAATCAAAGATGATTCACAAGCTTGCAAAAAATTTTGTGATAAATCGCAACAAAGactaaagaattttaattcatcTCAATCTCTATTTGATGCCAAAACtacatttaattagttaaaaatattttatcttgtgtatgaaaactttgtacatatataattatattgcaGGTAACGGCTACATCGAGGGAACTGAGCTGGATGGCTTCTTAAAGGAGTTTGTATCCAGTGCCAACTTCATTGATGTTAGCCCAGATGTGagtactaatatttttatttattaccttttaAGTACGAACCCTGAACTGGTGGAAACTTACATAGGACGgcgcgtttattttttttccctcgaaaattttaacattaggGAAACTATTTTCATAACCACATCACTCTTAAAAAATttgcttaaattttttactccttataacttttacaatttccacatgaagaaataataaataaaataaaccacaAATGcactataaaatgttttttaatacaatatacaatttttcatGCCTGTATTTGCGGTGAGCATAATCCGATGTCGATTGGTGACAATAAATCAGAATTTACAATGTTCACATTATCTGTGGCACTTAAATTatagatgaaataaattaaatcgtttatatttactaaattagtGTCCTTCGGTATGTATCTTTCGAATGGCAGCGAATTCACTttagttaaaaacataatgaatATGATTTGAAGAACACGACGTgttaaagaacccattttaatttttatcatacaAATGACAGATTACATTGAAAACAACCTTTTATAACCTTCAAATATATAGCAAGTGTAATACTTATCAAACATGGGAGTTCCGTAGAATAAACAAGAAGGCAAAgtaacatttttgatttttaaaacttttcttaGGGAACCATAATACTGCTaatcaatttaagaaaaataattactaatttaaaagtgCGACAAATTGAGGgagttaaatacaataattaaattaagtgtgCAGTTTCATggttattagaaaaataataaaaacgaaacgcattctttacgaaaaaaattttaattctaaattgaTTTGAACAGATCATTATTTATCGTATCTTAATAGTGTAaccaattatttaatttcttatttaacacTAGCGGTCGCTTGCAACTTTGACAACGTAGAAAAAAGTACCCAATAACATGTCCGCATGGATCAGCTACTTTCCAGTAAAAGTCTCGTCAAAATCGACCCAGCCGGTATTTTGTAACACAAACACTATGTTcgagaaatatatatttttttcgatacAACATACACAcgttccaattttattattggatatatatcttaatatatataaatctcttgtcacaatgtttgtcctcaatggactcctaaaccacttaaccgactataataaaattcgcacaccatgtgcagttcgatccaacttgagagataggatagtttaaatctcaaattatagtcgcaattttaatttattgctaattatttgtctgttattatttgacagtcacaattatctgttaactccaaatgattctaacagatgtcgatacctttcgactgggttgagtaagtaatcaatagatggcgctgctatggtaaatctacgaacgtggcatacaagcttattaactgcgcgcggacggagtcgcgggcgacagctagtatagttATAggtatattacaattatcatTTTGAGATTTCCTATCGCTTTGACTGTAATGATGTTCTATTCGGTTTTCAAATTCCATTGATTCACATTTGTTTACCACATCAGACCTGGCGagatataatgaaataatcgTGGACATTCACAGCATAAACCTTTGTACAGAAACTATTGTCATCTCTCATTTTGTTTGGCAAAACAGAGAAAGAAgtattaataagtattttgtataaatatgttgGCGGTGGAAGAAAACTTTTACTATGaacttctttttctttaactttagCTGTAAATTCTATTTCCAGATTTCAATTATGTATATCTattatatcataatttttGACACTTGACATTGACAATGTTTAGATCTTGCGCACTTTTCACTTTATGTTGTTTATGGTTTGACATTTGCATATCACTCGTAAATATGTACGCATTTGCCATTGACTTTGATCATTCGACTTGGGCAAACAAGAACATGGAAAACCGGTAACAACATAACCTCATTTCTTATATCATTCTCTGTATTTCCATCAACACTTTCTCCGTCTGTACTTTCAGATAAAACTGTTTCATTTGCTATTGCACTTACTTGATTTAcaactaataataaagtacaGAAAACTAACACACAACTGCACATTATGACAATTTTCTTAACACTATAAGAgactataattaataaaaacattaacaaacaTAAGTGATAATGTAATTTGATTCCGGAAACACCTAATGATCAAACAAATAAACCACTTATAACGACATTCTACTTAGTTCAAACAAAACACTAATAAATTCGGAATTACTTTATGTATCAAATATAAAGGTATATGAccgatgtatggatggattgtgtataattgatgtttctaaagaaaaaaatggttattgtgagaaaactataaaagatatatgctatcgcggacttttatttagcacatttaaagagctacaattcgtccatacatcatttttatgtaggtcttatagtttagcctacgtaaacgctgaaagcaaaaatgtccctaattttcgcaacaaattttgaagctatattcaaaatctactagtcttcttgttatttaaaaaaaaaaaaaaaaatgggacccatctgcaagcacttcctttcgattaaaatattttttatcaaaatcggaccaccaggggcggagattcgcagtacataaaaaaaaaatacagtcgaattgataacctccttctttttgaagtcagcTACAAAAAAGAGGATATTATGCATAAGAACGGATTGAATTCAGATATAGATGTATGGAAAATTAGCACATACTATACCGATCCTCCACTAACATGAATGATATGGATAACAATAACTGATCGATCGATCTAATAGATCTAATAGAAAGtgattaaaattgtgtttatgCCGATGGTATCGGCggtaaatttttatcaatgtaatatgtttatattttattatcataagtttaattgttattatctTGGGGCTTCCaagtaacatatttaattatttttaaattggtgaatcactgataataattatcattacTATCATAACGTGATCACTATATAACTTAAACGTATCGTCGACTAAATATCATTTTGtgttgaaatttaattgtttattgctgataaatataatatttaaagtaagtatttagttattttaattaattctatggtattttttgtttttgtttacgttttaATTGGTTTCCATTGCCTTAGtactcgtaaaatattttgttatacatagatatataaGGTATAGATGGAGTGTTTTAAACAACTTTAACGTcagtcaaaaatttaaatgtttttttctattgaaaaTGACTGAGTGAATTTATCCCAACAAAAATCCTCCGGAGGTCTTTTTTTCGCTTCTGTGCTTCGGAttggatatttattatactaatattatagatgcgaaagtttgaatggatggatttattattatgtatctaCGACTTCAACGACGATCAAACGACTTGAaggatctcactgaaatttggcacagatgtagaacatagtctggaacacatacatatatgctacttactaaactttttttttatttcgcgcggattAAATCACGGATAGAAGTTATAAgttatatatctatgtataaTTGTTGTCGGTAATGCAAActcatgtttaaaaatatgatgtttttttttttggataatgtaattttttaatacaaaaatacttattaatatttatactataattttattgtacgtTTATACAGATGAAGTTGGTATTCTTATTGACCTTGCTGGCTGTTATCGCATCAGGTTTTACCAATAGTGCGTCTCTTGACTACAATTCTTCAAGAGCTAATTTATATCTTGGTTATATAGGTGCTGGAGATCGTTTATTGGCAAGGTATGGTATTATTATTGCCacatattgatataaaataatatatgttatcGATCAATTGTGAATATTGTCTATTTATAAATCGACTAATCTTTAAAAACTTCCTCAAAAAGACACAAAAATAATCGACAGTaacatttatctaaattttaattaattattaacgaTGTGATTGATACATTTTAGATCTACAGTCCAAAAGAGGGCAGTAGCGAACACGATTCAGTCACAAGATGTAGCATATTACGGGAATACAACTACCAGGATCACAGCAATCCAAGCGGTTGAGATCGGTGTCTCCCAGCGCGCTAGTCCACGCCTGATCTCAGGTGGCATAGGTAGGAGAAATGCTACTGTCAGATTAGAAACCATCAGAGGCGGTGGTTTCAACTATAGAGTTGAATTTTGGGGACGATAAACGATATGTGTACGCTAtgcttttgttttgaatttttgtatctgtaagataaataaatttatacatatgttacctttttattgtaagctaataaaacaatatatatattatacaatacCACTTTTATTTGTGCTTACGGTgagaaaatagttaaaatgtttGCAATTGTGTattcaacaaaaacaataacaccTTATAACTTTAGTACTAACTAGCTATTGCCGGTGATTTcaaccgcgcggaattaaaaaaaaatcttaattggTAGCCTACATGTTTTcccgactatgttctacacctcaTAAAACACAGgtaaaaaaggtaataaaaccCAAATAAAAGCAGTCATtctttaattcaataattctcggtcattttaaaaaatacaccgTATATTAAATCTATCGTCCCCAAATATCAATTACGTAGTAATACCCATAGCCTCTAGCAGATTGTATCCTTACAGTCACATTGTTACCACCAAGTCCCCCAGCTATTAACCAAGGAGTCGCCCATTGGGTGTATCCAATCTCCACCACTTGTATTGCACTGATCCTAGTGGTGATATTACCACGGTAAGTTACGTCCTGTGTCTGGACTGTATGAGGGACAGCTACTTTCTGAACGTACGacctgaaaacaaaaaaatacagtctttTAGGTTATTTGGATCAATTAGCCACGATTTAAAAGCACTGCGTCTATATAGCGTCAAGCTTTAACGGTTCCAACAGgcatacatatgtaaa
This genomic interval carries:
- the LOC106707413 gene encoding uncharacterized protein LOC106707413, giving the protein MRIVLLCAVLVVLAKGSTSSIVKSLSSRASLYYGYVTPGDRLLSRSYVQKVAVPHTVQTQDVTYRGNITTRISAIQVVEIGYTQWATPWLIAGGLGGNNVTVRIQSARGYGYYYVIDIWGR